DNA sequence from the Nitrospinota bacterium genome:
ACATGGATGTTGCCGTCGCCGGCGTGGCCGAAATTGATAATCGGCAGCCCGGTGCGGCGCGACAGTTCGTCCAACCGTTCCATCAGTTCGGCGATGCGGTTGCGCGGCACGGTAACATCCTCGTTGATTTTGGTGGGACGGAAGCGGTTGAGCGAGACGGAGATGGAGCGCCGCACTTTCCAAAAGCCCTGCGCCGCGGCGTCATCGCGGGCGATGGTGAACGTGCGCGCGCCCCGTTTTTCGCAGATCGCCTCGACCCCTTCCATTTCCTTCAAGGCCGGCTCGGGATCGCCGTCCGTCTCCAGCAGCAGCATCCCCCCGGCGTCTGTGGGCAGCCCCGCTTGCAGATATTCCTCCACGCAGCGAATGGCGGTTTTATCGATGTATTCCAGCGTGCGCGGCACCAGCCGGGCGCGAAGTATCTCCGTCACGGAATCCACCGCCGCGCGGCGGTCATCGAATACCGCCATGGCCGTCACCACCGTTTTCGGCAGCGGCACCAGCTTCAACCGTATTTTCGTGATAATGCCAAGCGTCCCCTCGCTGCCAACCATAAGGCGGGTAAGGTCGTATCCCACCGCCCCTTTGGCGCATTTGATCCCGGTCTCCACCACGTTGCCATCCATAAAGACGGCGGTGAGGCCCATCACATAATCGCGCGTGACGCCGTATTTCACCGCCGAAGGGCCGCCCGCGCCGGTCATCACGTTGCCGCCGATGGTGCTGCTCTTCAGGCTTGCCGGGTCGGGCGGATAAAAGAGGCCGTGCTTGGCCAGCTCTTTTCCCAGTTCGGCGTTCACGATGCCCGGTTCCACCTCGGCATACATCGCCGCGTCATCGATTTTCAGGATGCGGTTCATCTTCACGAAGTTCATCACCACGCCGCCCTGGACGGGAACCGCCGCGCCGGTGTAGCCGGTGCCGGCCCCGCGCGGGGTGATCGGGATGCCGTGCCGGGCGCAGATATTCACCACGGCGGCGACCTCTCCGGTGGAGCGGGGGAAGAGCACGCAATCCGGCATATGCCGTATCTTCGTGGCGTCGAATGAATAGAGGAGCAGCTCCTCGCGGTCCGCGGTCATGTCGCCGCAGGCCGCCCTAAGTTCGTTAAATATATGGAGTGGAAGAGACATTTATGGTTCCCAAGCCCTCAGCTTATTGCTTTCCTCAATAATTTCCGGTCTGGGATAATCTCTTCTATCAGCGGGCAAATGAATAGCGGAAAGAAGGTTATTTGTAAAAGCATCAATGCCGCCGGTCAAATTTGCTTTGCCTAATACTTGCAACCGGCTTTCGCTTAAACGGATCCGATATTTCTTGTCAAATGAAACAAGATTATTGTCATAGGCAAGGTGATGAAGAGCGCATAAAGCAACCCCATTAAAAGTATCATCCGTGCTTCCTTTGCATGAAACGGGGAGGATGTGAGCGGCTTCGATCAGCTTTAATTGAATGCCGCACATCGCGCATTTGTGACTATATGCGCTTAGAACCCTGTTTCTAAAATCATATTCACGGTATTTTCTTTTGATGTTAGTGATTACTTCTTTTCGGTCTTTATTTTTGATAGCGGCTATTTCATCGTCTTTAAGGTCATCGACTTTGTTGAGCAATTCAATTTCTGCCGGTCGACCGGTTTTAAAACCATGGAACTTCGCCATATTTAATGCGTAATCAATTAAATATTCAGGCCTAAACGCGACAGCAATTTCGCCATTAGATCTTTCATACAGGGAGAAGGAATGCTGGTGGGCATTTATCAAGGTATGTTCTTTTACTTGGATGGAAGGGGATGCTGAGCTTTGGCCAGCATGGCGGGTTATGTCAAAGCCGGCAAAAACCTGATAACCATCATGCCATCCTAAAAGAAGCGTGGTCTCTCCTTCCTTATCTTTTGGAACCACTCCCGTTAACTGAACGCGATATTCATCCTTTGACCTTGCTGCGCCGCCACCATGGGTACAGTTCCATATATAAATCCGCAAATTAAGATTATCTTGCTCAGAACCTTGACGCTTGATCGCTTTAAGAAAAAATGGATGATTTTTTTCGACGATAAGGGCTTTCCACCCTCCCGCATCGATGGCGGAAAGAATTATGGAAAATAAATCTTTCTTGGATTTGGTGTTTTTCATTTAAATAACGATAATAATGCCGGGCTAAGAATTTCCGCCTTGTTAACCCGCCTTTTTCTTTCACCGAAACTATCTTTCTCTTCTTCGATGAATCTGAACTTGCTGCCCTCCAGATACTCTTTGGAGAGCTCACAAATAAACCACTGCCTTTTCATCTGCTCGGCTGCGTAGCCAGTGGTATTGGAACCACCGAACGGATCAAAAACTAAATCTCCTTCATCAGTGAGGAATCTGATAAAAAACTCCGCAAAAGCGGAAGGGAAGCGGGCCGGATGGGCCTTTATGCCATGCTGACGGCATAGATGTTGATATTGTCCATTTGAATCGGTATTCGCCAATTCGAGCAAATTAGGCGGGATGGCGCCGCCATTATCTTTTGAAAATTTGTCGGATATATCATGGCCGCTAGGCCGTAATTTAGGCTTGTAGCCATTCTTTAACAAGCTTTTCATGCTTTCGCTGTATGGCTTGAGCACCTTTTTATTATCTGCCTTTGGATTTTGTGATTTGGAAAGCCACCAAACAACGTTTACGGAGTCCTTTACGCGAACTCTTCGCACATTAACCCACTCAGCCGGTGCTGGCAGACGGGCGGGATTGTAATGATAAAATTCCTGTGCCAGATAAAACCCGGTTTCCTTTACCAGCCGAACCAGCAAATCAAACATATAAACGCTACGTACCGGAAAACCGGGTATATATGCTCCACCAAGATCAAGAACAAAAGAACCGTTTTCTTTCAAAATTCTTTTTAGATGGGGCGCAAAAGAAAGAAACCAATCAACATATTTATCCTCATCTTCATTGCCATACTCCTTCTTTCTTTTTAGCGCGAATGGAGGTGAAGTAATAATTAAATTTACGGAATTATCTTTTATATTTTCAAGAAAGGTGATTACATCATCATGAAAGGCATAGCCATATTTTGTAGCGTAAAATGGTTCCAACCCTTTTGTTTTTAAGAAATTATTCTTCGTCATGCACAACATTTTAACAGTGATTTTAAACTTAATCGCATCTTTATGAAGAGCTTTTTTTGTCCACCACCTTTAAAAGTTTCCACAAATAAAAAGCGGCCGGTGAATATATCTCCACCAGCTTTCGCTAACCAGCGAATCACCGTTACTGCTTTATCGTCCATGGCATAGCACGCCTTCAAGAAATGCCACTCTACCCACGGTGGAAACTACTTTCTTTTGACGCTCGAATTCATCTGAAGAAATTACAAACAAATCCATCGAAAAGCCCGGTAAAGAAAAAAGTCGGCGAACGGTGATTTTCACATCTCTTTTGGAGAGAGGGCCGTCATAAACTATCAGCAGATCATAATCACTGTCCGGTCTCGCGCCACCGCGCGCCCGTGAACCAAAAAGAATTATCTTTTCCGGGTGAATGGCTCCGCTAATCCGGGAAACGATTTCTTCCAACTGAGCGTCCATATGATAAATTCTACATCAATATGATTTAAAAAAATCAAACCACTTTCTCCATCCACCCGAAGGTGTCTTCGGCTTCTCCGTATTGGATGGCGGTGATAGCGTCATACAGCCGCTGCGCCAGCGGCCCGATGTTGCCGCCGTTCACCGTCAGCGTTTTGCCGCCGTGGCGGAGTTCACCCACGGGCGATATCACGGCGGCGGTGCCGCTGCCGAAGACTTCGCCCAGCCTCCCCTTTTCCCGCGCGTCAAAAAGTTCGTCGATGGCGATGCGCCGCTCCACCGCCTTGATGCCCCACGCCTTCGCCAACTCCAGCACACTGAGACGCGTAACACCGGGAAGGATGGTTCCCTCCAGCGGCGGGGTGACCAACTCGTCGCCGATCACGCAAAAAATATTCATCGCCCCCACCTCTTCAAGGTAGCGGCGCTCGATGGCATCCAGCCAAATCACCTGCGCAAAACCCTCATCGCGCGCCTCTTCGGCCGCCAGCAGCGAGGCGGCGTAGTTGGCGGGGGTTTTCACATCCCCCAGCCCCCCTTTGGCGGCGCGGATGTAATCGGCGCTGGTGGTCAGCCGCACCGGCTTCACCCCTTCCTTGTAGTAATTCCCCACCGGCGAGGCGATCACCATGAAGGTGTATTCGCGCGAGGCGCGCACCCCCAAAAAACTCTCCGAAGCGAACACAAAGGGGCGCAGGTAAAGCGAATGCCCCCGCTTGTGCGGCACCCAGCCGGCGTCTTCGCGCACCACCGCCTTGACGGCGCCGATGAACTGTTCGCGGCCCATGGACGGAATGGCGAGGCGGCGGCAAGAGCGGACGAACCGCCCGTAAAATTTTTCCGGGCGGAAGAGCGCCACCGCGCCGTTTTTTTGCCGGAAGGCCTTGAGGCCCTCGAATACGATCTGTCCGTAGTGGAGCGCGCTCATCGAGGGGAGCATCGGCAACGGCCCGAAGGGGAGGAGTTTCGCCTCTCCCCAGCCGCCGTTGCGGTATTCCATCAAAAACATATGGTCGGAAAAAACTTCGCCGAACGCCGGGTTTTCAAGGTTCGCCTGCGCGCGCCGGCTGGCGGGGGCTTTGGTCACCGTGATGTTCATATTCCTCTCCGTTGCATAACAGTCAGGAGAACATTCTACCGCCAAACCGGCGGATGCAATAGAGGGCTTGATTTAGGGCGCCGCCGCCTTCACTCCCGCGCCAGGCCGGTGATAATGCGCGCCTTGTGTTCGGTCTCGGCGTATTCCGCCGCCGGGTCGGAATCGGCCACGATGCCGCCGCCCGTGCGGAACACCCCCACGCCGTCCGCGCAGTACAGCGTGCGGATCAGCAGCGACGCGGCAATGCCGCCGTTCATGCCGCACGCCGCCACGCTGCCGCAATAAAAGCCGCGCGGCGTTGTTTCCAGTTCCGCGATAATCTCCATCGCGCGCACTTTCGGCGCGCCGGTCACCGATCCGCCGGGCCAGAGCGCCGCCAGCAGGCGCGGCAACCGCACGCCATCGCGCAACGCGCCGCGCACGGTGCTGACGAGGTGATGCACATTCGGCAGCGTTTCCACGCGGAACATCTCCGGCACGGTCACGCTTCCCGGCGCACAGACCTTCGACAGATCGTTGCGCATGAGATCGACGATCATCAGGTTTTCCGCGCGGTCTTTCACGGAGGCCGGCAGCGCCTCGCGCGCGGCGGCATCCAGCGCGGGATCGGCGTGGCGCGGGGCGGTTCCCTTGATCGGCGCGGTTTCAATCACGCCGCCGCGGACGCTAAAGAAAAGCTCCGGCGAAACGGAGAGCAGCTTGAAACCGCGGCCATCGATGTAGGCTCCCATCGCGCTGGGAGCAAGGCGGACCAGCCGCGAATAGAGCAAAAGACCGGAGCCGTGAAACTCCGCCACCAGCCGCCGGGAGAGATTAACCTGGTAGACATCTCCTTGTTCTATATAGCGTTTTATTTTTGATATTTTTGCCGCAAATCCTTCAAATCCCTCATCGCACTCAAAATGCCCCAAATGCGCCACTTCCTCCACGGCGCAGCCGATCCGGGGCGGCGCGGTTTCGCGCCAGACGATGTCCCACGCTTTTTTCTCCTTGTGATCGAACACCCGGACGGCAGGATAGAAGGCGCACCAGAAATCGCCGCTCTCCGGCGCGGGCGTTCCGGCGAGACGCGGCTCGTAGAACCGGTTCATCTCGTAACTGAAAAGCCAGACCAGCCCGCCGTTAAAAACGCGGCCATCCTTTTCCGGTTTTTGATATTCGCCGAACAATGCGTCGAGCGCGGCGATGACATCGGGCGGCGATCCGGCGAACGGATGCCGGTTGAATCCGGCGATGATCATCCCCTGCTCCCCCTTCATGCGGCAGATGAAGAGCGGCCGCGCCGCCGCATATGAGTAACGCCCCTTCCCTTCCGGGTCATCGCCGCCGCTCAGCAGCAAGTCCCCCTCCCCCTTCGATATTGAAGCGAGGTACCGCACGGGGTCGTAAAACACCGCTTCCGTGACGCGCGGCGCGGCGAAAAGTCCCGCCCCGCCGAGCAGCTCCCTGATTTTGGCGATAGGCACCATCGTCTCCTGCTATGATTTAGCGGGGTGTTGAAAAACCTCCATGTCATTATGAAGGAGCGTAAGCGGGCATGTGTCATCCTGAGCCATAGGCGAAGGATCTCTTTCCGGAACGAGATTCTTCGCTACGCTCAGAATGACATGCATTATCAGGTTTTCAACACCCTGGCAGGAAAATAGTAACATGGACGGGAAAAAGCGCATGGGAGGAAAGACGTTGGCGAAGATCGCATGGGGCATAACCGGCGCGGGACATTTTTTGCGCGAGTCGCTGGAAGCGGCCGCCGGGCTGGGCGATGTGGATTTCTTCGCCTCGGAAGCGGGGGCGGAGGTGTTGAAGCTCTACGGCGCCGCGCCGCCATCGCCGCCGCGCATAGACAAGAGCGCCAGCACGCTCGCCTGCCGCGCCTTTGCCGCGGGGACATACGATCTGCTGGTGATAGCCCCGGCCACGTCGAACTCCGTTGCAAAGTTCGTCCACGGCATCAGCGATACGATGATAACCACGCTCTTCGCGCAGGCGGGCAAGTGCCGCGTCCCCATCGTGGTGCTGCCGACCGACGTGGAGGAGGTCATCGACACGATGGGAGCCACGAAGCCGATACGGCTTTACGCGCGCCCGGTCGACCTTGAAAATGTGGAGAAGCTGAAGACGTTTCCCGGTGTCAAGGTAGCCGCCACGCCGGAGGAACTATCCGCCGCCATCGCCGAGGTTATTTCACTGAAGAGGTGAAACACGCATTTACACCGGCCATAGTGTCAGACAATAAATTAGTTGCATGAATGAATAAAATGTCAAAATTACATAACTTGTCATATACTATGGACATGGAAACATACAAAACCAAACTCTCTGAAGGCGGCCGGGTGGTGATCCCCGCCAAGGCGCGCAAGGCGCTCGGCATAAACATCGGCGATGATATCGTCATCCGCGTGGATAAAACGGGCGATGCGACTATCAGCAGCGTCCGGCGTTCCGTGGAGCGGGCTCAGCGAATCGTCGCCAAGTACGTCAAAGGCAAAAAGTCCCTCGCGGACGAACTGGTAGAGGAACGCCGGCGCGAGGGTAAGGATGAGCGCGGCTGACGGCGCCGTACTGGACGCCTCGGCCGTCCTTGCCGTATTGCGCGCCGAGCCGGGACAGGATGCGGTGGTGGCGGCAATGGCTTCCGGCGAAACCCTTATTTGCGCCGTGAATTACAGCGAAGTGATCGGGCGGCTCGTGGCCCGCGGCACACCCGAACGCGAAGCGGTGGGCGCGGTGGACGAGTTGGGCCTGACGGTAACGCCGTTCGACAAACCGTTGGCGGAGATCGCCGGCGCGTTGTACTCCAAAACCGCCGCCGCGGGGCTTTCGTTGGGAGACCGGGCCTGCCTAGCTCTTTCCCAGCAGACCGGCTGGCCCGCGCTCACCACCGACAAGGCGTGGGCGGGCCTAAAATTTCATCCAAAGATACGGCTGATCCGGTAATCGCGCGATTTCGCCGGTTCCGCCATTCCGCGCGGCGTTACAGCCAGGCGCCGCCGCTGGCGGCGCAGCCGGTCACGAGCGCGCTCACCGGCGTGTTGGGGGAGATGATCTGGTAACCCGCATAGTAGTACATCGTGTGGCCGGGATAGACGCATCTGCCGATCAAATTGCCGGTGGGACAGCTCTGCACCAGAAAATTCGCGTAGCCGTAATACGGGTTGAGCTGGCAGGCCGTCTGGTTCGCGTAAAGACCGGCATTTGAGCAGTTGATATCGTTGCCGCTGATATTTGTAAACCGCACCAAGCACCCCCCGGCCACCGGCGCCGCCGGATCGATGCCGGCGCGGGGATTCATCCCGGTATCGTTGAGCAATACGGCATTGCTGCCGAGCGGCGCGTCATACACGCTTGGCCCCGCCGTTGAATTGTTGGCGGTGTTGGCGTTGCCGCACGCGGCAAGCATCAGCGCCGCAAAAATGAATACTACTTCCCTTACCCGCATCGTTTGCATATCGGCGGCAAGACGCCGCCACTTTACGGTTTTTCCGAAATCCGCCGCAGGGTTTCGGTGAACACGGCTTCGGCTTGCGGGCCGTAAAGGCAGAAGGTAACCAGCGTCAGCCCGGTTTTTTCTTTTTCCAGATATTCCGTTGTGGTTTTCAACATTATTTCGGCGCAACGATCCATCGGAAAACCAAAAATGCCGGCGCTGATGGCGGGGAAAGCGATACTTTTGAGGCCGTTTTTATCCGCCACTTTCAGGCTGTTCAGCGTGGCGTTTTTCAGCTTTTCGTCTTCGCCCCCTTCCCCCATGCGCGGGCCGACGGCGTGGATGACGTGCCGCGCCTTGAGGTTGCCGCCGGTGGTGATAACCGCGCCGCCCACGAACGTGCCGCCGATGGCGTTGCATTCTTGTTGAATGGCGGGTCCGCCGCGCTGGCGGATGGCCCCCGCAACGCCGCCGCCGAGTATCAGTTGATCGTTCGCGGCGTTGACGATGGCATCGCGGTCGAGGAGCGTGATGTCCCCCTCGACGATTTCAATTTCGCTTTTGCCGATCTTCACTTTCCGACCGTTTCGGTGTCATTCTGAGCACGTTCGCTTCGCTCAGTGTAAACTCCGCGAAGAATCCCTTTCCGGAAAGGGATCCTTCGCCCTTGAAGGGCATTTCCGCGGCGGTTTGTACGCGGCTGGCTCCATCGCATTTCGCCGCCGCATTTTATTCCGCCGCTCCCTCGCCCGCGGCTCAGGATGACATTCATAAATGATTTCCCTTCCCCTTTTTACCGCCTGAAGGCGCCGCCCTTGCCGCCGTCTAAATTGCTTTCGCCATGTGGCGAACGGTCAATACTTCATCCGCCCGCAATGGCTCCAAATGCGATTCTGGAACCGTGACGACCGCGATGGAAGCACCCAGCGCGTTGAATACTTCCAGCACACAGCCGTTCTCGCCTCCCGCAGGATGGGGGACTGTTTCCACAAGGGTGGCAATATCCCCTTTTTTCAGGTTGAATTCCGGCACGTCCACGGCTAACGCCACCTGTTCATAGAGCGGAAATTTCATTTCATCTCCCTTTTCTCGGTTTCAACGTAATAAAACAAACTACCCTCCATTCCGCATATTCCGGTTCCCCATTTTTGCTTACAAACGCTTGAAATAAAGCATGGGGAATAGCAGAAAGAAGATGAACACGAACAACACCGCTGAACAAATGATACTTTTCCTAAAATGCTTCACTAAGGTGTCATCTAAGATATGACTGTGCGCAGGCAACCTGTTAAAAAGAAAGAAGGAAAGCCCATAATTAATATGGTTATTGGCGACAAACCATTCAAATTCTAACGGGTATAACTTCCTGACATGATTTAGCAGCTTCATATTTAGCACGATGATCGATGCCAAGCATACTATTTCTACAGCAATCATGAACAATACCGCCAAGACCCATGTTTCTTTAATTAGCATAATTAAAATAGAGGTACCGTATTTGAAACTCCGGACCGTCAGCTTTCCGCCGCATCCAAATGGCGGTCACCGGCAAGCTTCGCCCGTTAGGGCCGGTCAGTTCGCCGTCGGTTCTGTAAAATGCGCCGTATTCGCCGTCTCCATCTTCCACCGCTTCCGCTTTTTGCGCAAGGGCGGCCAACTCCTTTTTCAGATCATGTGGATTTGTGGGGGTAAACCCGGCTTGAGAGACCCAAATCTCCGGCTAAGGAAACGTGTTGCGTCGGTACAACAGAATTCATTCTGTTGTTGGCCCGCAAGGGCCAAGAATGCTTGCCCCCTTCGGGAACAACCGCAGATGAATCCTGCGGTACCAACCATATTCTTGGGACGAGGAGGTATCCGGTCAACTTTTCATTTGGGATAACAATGTCAATCGGAAGCTTCATCCTTCACCGCCTGAAGGGGCCGCTCTTGCCGCCGTCTTTTTCCAGCAGGCAGATGTCGCCGATCTTCATCCGCTTGTCCATCGACTTGCACATATCGTAAATAGTGAGCGCCGCCACCGACACGGCGGTGAGCGCCTCCATCTCCACCCCGGTGACGCCGAACACGCCAGCCTCGGCGAAAATCTCCACGCCCCCATCGGTCCAATTGAACCGCACCTCGCACGCGTCCAACCCCAGCGGGTGGCACAGCGGAATAATATCGGCGGTCTTCTTTGCCGCCATGATGCCGGCCACGCGGGCCGCGGCGAAGACATCACCTTTGGGAACGCGCTTTTCCTTCAGCGCGGCAATGGTGCCGGCGGACATTTTAATAAACGCCCCCGCAAGCGCCCGGCGCCGCGTCGGTTTCTTCGCGGAGACGTCGACCATGTGCGCCTCCCCCTTGCTGTTGATGTGCGTAAGCTGTTTTTTTGATGCCATGCTTTTGATACTAACAGCTTTGCACCGGCTTTACCCCTTAAATATCATATAAATAGCTTGGCGCCGCGCCACCGGCGCAACCCATTAAAATTATTTATCTTTCACCGCCCCAAAACCTTGACCGGGGGCCGGGAAAGTCTTATTGATTAGCTACGGAAATACAAGCATCTCAATAAAAGCTTTGGAGGAATAATGGGCAAGATTATAGGTATCGACCTGGGAACCACCAACTCCGTCGTAGCGGTAATGGAAGGTGGCCAGCCCAAGGTCATCGTGAACGAAGAAGGGGCGCGCACCACGCCGTCGGTGGTCGCTTTCGCCAAAGACGGGGAAATCCTCGTCGGCCAGGTGGCCAAGCGCCAGTCGGTAACCAACCCGCATAACACCGTTTATTCCATCAAGCGCTTCATGGGCCGCAAGTTCAACGAAGTGCGCGAAGAGATGAAAATGGTTCCCTACAAAGTCGTCGAGGGACCGAACGGCGACGTCCGCATCGACATAAGCGGCAAGCTCTACAGCCCGCCGGAAATCTCGGCCAAGGTTTTGGAGAAGCTGAAAAAAGCGGCCGAAGCCTATCTGGGCGAGCCGGTCACCGAAGCGGTCATCACCGTGCCGGCTTACTTCAACGACGCGCAGAAGCAGGCCACCAAAGACGCCGGGCGCATCGCCGGCCTCGACGTGAAGCGGATCATCAACGAACCGACCGCCGCGGCCCTTGCCTACGGCATGGACAAGACCAAAGACCACATGGTGGCGGTGTACGACCTCGGCGGCGGCACCTTCGACATCTCCGTGATTGAAGTGGGCGACAACGTGGTGGAAGTGAAAGCGACCAACGGCGACACCCATTTGGGCGGCGACAACTTCGACCAGCGGATCATCGACTGGCTGGCCGCCGAATTCAAGAAAGACCAGGGGATCGACCTCAGCAAGGACGCGATGGCGGTGCAACGCCTGAAAGAGGCGGCGGAAAAAGCGAAGATGGAGCTATCCACCCTGGCCGAGACCGAGATCAACCTGCCGTTCATCACCGCCGACGCCAGCGGCCCCAAGCACCTGAGCATGAAGCTCACCCGCAGCCGCTTCGAGGCGATGATAGACGACTACCTGCAAAGAAGCTTCGGGCCGGTGAAACAGGCGATGGGCGACTCCGGGCTGAAACCGGAGGAAATCAGGGAAGCGATCCTCGTCGGCGGTTCCACCCGCATCCCGAAGGTGCAGGAGATGGTGAAGAACTACTACGGCAAGGAGCCGCATAAAGGGGTGAACCCGGACGAAGTGGTGGCGCTCGGCGCCGCCGTTCAGGCCGGCGTCTTGGGCGGCGAGGTGAAGGACATCCTGCTGCTCGACGTTACCCCGCTCTCGCTCGGCATCGAAACGCTCGGCGGCGTGATGACGCGCCTCATCGAACGCAACACCACGATCCCCACCCGCAAAAGCGAGGTCTTCTCGACGGCGGCGGAGGGGCAGACCTCGGTGGAAATCCATGTGCTGCAGGGGGAACGCGAAATGGCGGCGGGCAACCGCACGCTGGGACGCTTCCACCTCGACGGCATCCCGGCCGCGCCGCGCGGCGTGCCGCAGATAGAAGTGACCTTCGATATCGACGCCAACGGCATCGCGCATGTATCGGCGAAGGACAAGGGAACCGGCAAGGAACAGAAAATCACCGTCACCTCCTCCTCCGGCCTGAACGAGGACGAGATCAAGAACATGGTGAAGGACGCCGAAGCCAACCGCGAAGAGGACAAGAAAAAACGCGAGGCGGCCGATGCCCGCAACTTGGCCGATTCGCTGGTCTACCAGACCGAAAAGACGCTGGCCGAAAACAAGGATAAGGTTCCGGCCGACCTCGTTTCCGGCGTGGAGGCCGAACTGGCCGCCACAAAGAAGACGATGGAAGGAGATGACACCGCGGCGATCAAAGGCGCGGCGGAAAAGCTGCGCCACGCCAGCCACAAGATGGCCGAAGCCATCTACGCGGCGGCGGGGGCCGCGGGAGGCCCGCAGGGCGGACCGCAAGAGCCGGCGGGCGGCGCAGGTCCCGGCGGAGCCGCGGACGGACAGGGAAATGTGGTCGACGCCGAGTTCGAGGATTTGAAAAAGTAACTTCCTTTTGGAGTACCGCCATGAGACGGATGCTGATCGCGCTTGTTATTGCCGCCATTCCCCTTGCCGCGCCGGCGTCCCCCTTGAAAGAGGGGGATGTTTCCAGTCCGGCCGCCAGAGGGGAGCAGTCCGTTAAATCCGGCAACGAAGCCGCGGCCTCCTTCCTTAAAGCCGCGCAGGAAAGGGATGCCGAAACGCTGAAAGCCATGTTGGCGGACGGTTTTGACCCCAACTACACGGATGAACACGGGCAGACCGCCATCCTGTTTACCATTCTCGCTGGCGATGACGAGGGCGTGGATATCCTGCTTGAAGCGGG
Encoded proteins:
- the moaC gene encoding cyclic pyranopterin monophosphate synthase MoaC, with amino-acid sequence MASKKQLTHINSKGEAHMVDVSAKKPTRRRALAGAFIKMSAGTIAALKEKRVPKGDVFAAARVAGIMAAKKTADIIPLCHPLGLDACEVRFNWTDGGVEIFAEAGVFGVTGVEMEALTAVSVAALTIYDMCKSMDKRMKIGDICLLEKDGGKSGPFRR
- a CDS encoding DUF4926 domain-containing protein yields the protein MKFPLYEQVALAVDVPEFNLKKGDIATLVETVPHPAGGENGCVLEVFNALGASIAVVTVPESHLEPLRADEVLTVRHMAKAI
- a CDS encoding macro domain-containing protein, whose protein sequence is MKIGKSEIEIVEGDITLLDRDAIVNAANDQLILGGGVAGAIRQRGGPAIQQECNAIGGTFVGGAVITTGGNLKARHVIHAVGPRMGEGGEDEKLKNATLNSLKVADKNGLKSIAFPAISAGIFGFPMDRCAEIMLKTTTEYLEKEKTGLTLVTFCLYGPQAEAVFTETLRRISEKP
- the dnaK gene encoding molecular chaperone DnaK, with the protein product MGKIIGIDLGTTNSVVAVMEGGQPKVIVNEEGARTTPSVVAFAKDGEILVGQVAKRQSVTNPHNTVYSIKRFMGRKFNEVREEMKMVPYKVVEGPNGDVRIDISGKLYSPPEISAKVLEKLKKAAEAYLGEPVTEAVITVPAYFNDAQKQATKDAGRIAGLDVKRIINEPTAAALAYGMDKTKDHMVAVYDLGGGTFDISVIEVGDNVVEVKATNGDTHLGGDNFDQRIIDWLAAEFKKDQGIDLSKDAMAVQRLKEAAEKAKMELSTLAETEINLPFITADASGPKHLSMKLTRSRFEAMIDDYLQRSFGPVKQAMGDSGLKPEEIREAILVGGSTRIPKVQEMVKNYYGKEPHKGVNPDEVVALGAAVQAGVLGGEVKDILLLDVTPLSLGIETLGGVMTRLIERNTTIPTRKSEVFSTAAEGQTSVEIHVLQGEREMAAGNRTLGRFHLDGIPAAPRGVPQIEVTFDIDANGIAHVSAKDKGTGKEQKITVTSSSGLNEDEIKNMVKDAEANREEDKKKREAADARNLADSLVYQTEKTLAENKDKVPADLVSGVEAELAATKKTMEGDDTAAIKGAAEKLRHASHKMAEAIYAAAGAAGGPQGGPQEPAGGAGPGGAADGQGNVVDAEFEDLKK